ATTAGAGATATTTTTTGGCTTAAAAGacttaaaatgaaatgaaagatAAGCAAAGAAGAAATGCTGTAATATGTTTCTATCCGAATTAAATATGTATGGTTATATAAATGTCCTATCCTAAATAAATTTCATGTCCACGTGTGgaaggtaaaaaataatatatccatagaaaatgaaaattatctatatccAACTATAACTATGCAATAAcaagtaggtacctacctacctatttTCTACTGAACTTTAAATCTGTAACCAAATAAAACAGCTCGTAGTAGTACCTACGTAGCGCTAAAATTTTTGTCTTTGTGCAACaaagcacagatgatttcggcAACATCATCAATTTAATATCTATCATATCATAGATATTATGAAATACCAACACATATCATACACACTTCTACGGTATACTGTATAAGATGAGGTAGGGTACAggaagaaatatcctgctcaaaatctggagcagaccgactggggaagtacctcaaccttacagaagataacagctaactaattataattctgctctcaagtaatgttgtgttcctgtggtgagtaagtcaaccagagcttctgggaggGTTGGCGGTAGGTTTGTCAATAGACttgcaatacttctggtgttgcaggcgtggtgtataagattttttttttttgttatcgcaggagCCTTTTAcaggtgatatccaggacgcccgggtaggcagccCTAGACCGTATATCgacttcagcacttgggggttcAATACCGACCGAACCCCGGCGAGGCCTGGGGGCCTTCAGCCgatttaattggagggtcccggatctgcaggcaacaggatcacTCCAGCGACAGGATGgactcggcgaaaaggccagacttcagACAAAGGTAacaatttgttttactttttatcgattctaaaattaaaaaaggattGTCTCTTTCGAATTTGTACTTCgcttatttataaagtaaacaaattctacgttatataattttttaatagctttaaaaacttacaaaattattatatctcGAAAAAAAACCCTAAATCAGAATGTCAAGGGAAtacttaattttgaattttaaatattttattacataacttaactaacttataaaaaattaagtttaagcGTATTTGGAATGTAATTTTTCAGCTTGTTCGATATACTGCTTCTTGGCTTCGTCCTGGGACATACCCTTGCGGCCCGTCCATGCCTTGTGTTTGGCCTTGCCGATCATGTCACTGGGCTCAGCTGAAACATAACATTCTTTTGTGAGAAACTGATCAGTGGAGTCAACTAAAGAGTAGAGAATCTACTCTACTCTTTACTTAGAAATAAGAAATTGTTGGTGCTTTTACCCTTATCCGTTCCACACGACAACGCCATCAACCACGACCGTAAAAACGCCGCGGGCGTTGTAGGCAAATTTTACAGGTGGATCGCATATTTGAGCACTctgtgctcgcaatatggcggcaCGATAAAACCATGCAGCTGTAGGGGTTATGGGTAAATATTTCGCACGGactggagtaaaacttaattcaacatggaCTCCCGTGAATTTATCGTTGCGTTCGTGACGAAATGTGAGATAATGACTCGAAAAATTCATCAAGTTCTGATGACATTCAATCTGACAttgacaattgtttttttttttaaattctctcCTCGTTTTAATGAAAGCCACCTCTGACCATGTGAATAATTTGCGAGAGAAGTGGGCGCGATGTGGTCGcgaacagtgacgtcatctatgacgtTGAGCGATCGCTCGCAATGACCACGGGCCTTAGGAGGAATGATAGAGTGGCCGTTGAAATCGTTGCGGTCGTTCAGTGAAACGAAGCCACTGtgattttttttgaagtgtagaccttgtgtttaaaaaaaatgtttttattttattttattttacatcgaAAGTATTTGTCCAATTAGCGAGAAAGAGAAGGGACAAAGTAAGGGACATccgtatataaaaaattaatacacatataaaaagttaccgtgtttgtaatatttatgtgtatactCGTAGATGATACTGATTAAAAGTGATAAAAACCACATATACTTTTAAGATATTACGAAATACCAACCGATATTGACATCGCCAATGGTAGCCTGCTTGTACAGGGAGTAGAGAGACAGGTTCTCGCTGTCACTTGGCCTGGTCTTCCAGTTTCTGACGGAGTCAGCGACTTTCTTGAATTGCTGAAAACAGAAAAGATTTAGTATTATCAACATTTATCaacaaatagacaaaatatatatatttttatttatattggcgattagcagtaaaaaaaaaacgtctataaataaataactaaaagaaAAGGTAGACAATAAAGAGAGATACGAAGAGTACACGGTAATGAAGACAGTACGAATACaacaaaacgtaaaaaaaactaaaaaccatatttataATCATATCAATACTAAAAAGTTGCTCAcatcataacaaatatttatttatcgatgAAAGAATATTCGTCCAGTGATAACGTATCGCGTTAACAGGAAATGATGGATTGCATGCGATTGCTATAATTACTTTTACACGGCAAAACATAGATAATTCTTGGTTTATCGTAATAAAGTTTAAGactctatctatatatatatgaatgtttgtctgtatgtcgtAAACTATTcgtttgatcatgtcatgatc
Above is a genomic segment from Melitaea cinxia chromosome 5, ilMelCinx1.1, whole genome shotgun sequence containing:
- the LOC123654081 gene encoding acyl-CoA-binding protein-like, coding for MSLDEQFKKVADSVRNWKTRPSDSENLSLYSLYKQATIGDVNIAEPSDMIGKAKHKAWTGRKGMSQDEAKKQYIEQAEKLHSKYA